Proteins co-encoded in one Deltaproteobacteria bacterium genomic window:
- a CDS encoding antibiotic biosynthesis monooxygenase yields the protein MILVIIRMNVLSEKRMELSQTIDSLSGSIRMEKGCQRCDFCQSIEGENRLFLLEEWDTQENLMTHLKSEHFRVLRGAMNLLREPYEMMFHTVFHPAGMEEI from the coding sequence ATGATCCTTGTAATCATACGAATGAATGTCCTTTCTGAGAAGCGCATGGAGTTGTCACAGACGATTGATTCACTCTCCGGTTCCATAAGGATGGAGAAGGGATGCCAGCGCTGCGACTTCTGCCAGAGTATTGAGGGTGAAAATCGACTCTTTCTTCTTGAAGAATGGGATACCCAGGAAAACCTTATGACCCATCTGAAGTCGGAGCATTTTAGGGTGCTACGGGGGGCGATGAACCTTCTCAGAGAGCCCTATGAAATGATGTTCCACACCGTTTTCCACCCGGCGGGGATGGAGGAGATTTAA
- a CDS encoding CsbD family protein, with product MKSSTKDQAEGTFHQMKGKIKEIAGELSDNPELEAEGTGEKIAGKVQEKIGQVKKVLGK from the coding sequence ATGAAATCAAGTACGAAGGACCAGGCGGAAGGCACGTTTCATCAAATGAAGGGTAAGATCAAGGAGATCGCCGGGGAACTAAGCGATAATCCAGAGTTGGAAGCTGAAGGTACCGGTGAAAAGATAGCCGGCAAAGTTCAGGAAAAGATCGGTCAGGTCAAGAAGGTTTTGGGGAAGTAG